In the genome of Raphanus sativus cultivar WK10039 chromosome 9, ASM80110v3, whole genome shotgun sequence, the window GAGATCAAAAGGCACGTTTTCGAGCTCAATCCTTTCTGACTCAATCTTTGCCTGATCAAGAACCTCGTTTATCAACGATATGAGATCTTTCCCACTGCCGTGAGCGGTTTCAGCAGAGTCCATTTGTTTAGCGTCAAGATCAATGTCCATCAGCAACTTCAGCATCCCTGTGAAAAACAGCCCCTTACATGTTTTCAGCTCCAGagaaacaaaatccaaaaaaaaaacaattattaagtTTGCTTGTTGTTTACCTAGAACACCAACCATTGGAGTACATATCTCATGAGAAACAGTGGCTAGGAACTGACcaatcacacacacacaacaaacaTTTGATCAAAATCATAAGAACTTGATTAAGGGGGTAAATATAtagcacaagaagaagaaaactgaCTTGTGACTTTGCGATATCAGCAGCCTCTGCACGAGCTTTAAGCTCCATCATTTTCTGAAAGTCCTCTTCAACTGTAGCAATCCGATTAATGGCTTCATTAAAGATCCGCATCTCTACACTTAGCCATAATAATATGTGATTCACAAGAAATCTGGATCCATATTTTTCAATCAGAATCTTACAAAAATGAAGATACATCACATAAACTCACTTAGCCACATATATAAAAGACATCTAACAAAATAACATGAAACAGACTGAAGGAGATATTGGATATACTCACTCATAATTATGTCGGTGAAGAGCATGtccaaaaatcaaaatagaacGTATTCATGTGAAATAAACATACCATAAAGatcattctaaaaaaaattggttcaCAGCTCCACATaagcaagaaaacaaaaacgataagaacagaaaaaaaagaatcaaagagGATAAAGATGTGACCGAAGCCAATAGTGTATTTGTGGTGAGTGATCCTGTTGTTCCTCGTCGCGAAGAAGGTGTTTGGTGAGATCGAGCTGCTGCAAGGTAGTTCGTGAAGAAGGTGTTTGGTGAGATCGAGCTGCTGCAAGGTAGCGATGTGAAAGTTGATCGGCGAAGACATGGGAGACATCATTGTTGAGCTGAGCCACTGGAGCCTTTCTGGTGGATAAAGCCGCTTTggttgctatttttttttttgaaagaatgttaaattgtATTCCTCAAAAAAGCCTGTTTACAGTAGATGCAACCCTTAGTGTATCATCACACTTTACAAAAgctcagataaaaaaaaagagaatttaaACTCTAGTACTAAACCAATATTGTAATGCTTTTTCCATCCCCTTCACTTTCTTAGTCTTCAAAATGCTGAGCTTATTCCTTATGTCTTTGTCAATTAACTTCTTCAAAACATTCACAGGAAGTAGCTTCTCTCCATGTTTAACTTTGTTTCTTTCTCGCCATACATTATACACCCCACTCTGAAATGCATAGCGAAGACAGAACATCTTCATTTTTCCCAACCTCCTATTCTCCACCATATCCCGCATGATATCAGGCCAAGAACTGACATAAGCACTTCCCATAATACCTCTAGCAAGACTATCCCACACCTGAGTTGAGTATTGACAATCAAAGAACAAATGATTCCTACTCTCACTCGCACTCTTGCAAAGTACACAACCATCATCAACCATTGGGTTCCACTGAATAATTCTATCCATTGTGGATAGTCTATTCAATGTCGCCAACCAGACTATGAATGCATACCTTGGTGTGATCTGAGAGAACCAAATCCCCTTGGCCCATTCACAATTTTCAAAACTCTTGCGCGTTAGCCTCCATGTTTCTAGAGTAGAGAAAGAGGTTTTGAAACCCGAATCTCTTCTCCAAAGACTCAAATCCTCCATCTCAACATTTAAATTACCCCTCATGCTTCTCAACTCTTCCTCAATACTATTCAGAACCTCCCTCCTATGATTTCGTCTCCGACGAGAACAACTGAGAACATCTCCCACCGTAGCTTCTCTACGAATGCCCATATCTATAAAACCTCTCTCTCCCAAGCAATCATATAACACCCCATGAACACTCCAATTATCAAACCAGAAAGATGCATGACGACCATTCCCAATCTCCTTTCTATAAAACTTCTTAGCCAACTCTCTCAGCTTAAGTAGCTTCCTCCACATCCAAGACCCCGATTGAGTCTTCATTTTTACTTCCCAAAAACTTCTTTTCTTCAACAGATAAGTGTCAACCCATCTACTCCATAAAGAATCCCCCACCAACAACCTCCAAATAAGCTTCAGCCCGCAAACAATGTTTACTTCTTTAAGCGATCTCAGACCCAAACCACCTTCATCTTTTTCTCTACAGAAGTCTCTCCACGAAACCTTAGCTCCAGTGGTTTTGAGCGACGGACCAGACCATAAAAAAGCAGAGCAGAGTTGCTCCACTTCTTTGATACATGAACTTGGTAAACGGAAAGCAGCAGACCAAAAGTTTATAATACTCATAATGACCACCTTAATCAGTTGCAGTCTCCCCGCATAGGAAAGGAATCTACTTCTCCAAGAATTGATGTTACTTCTTATCTTCTCAACCAAAGGCAGATAATCTTGCCTTCTCATCACTTGGGTTATAAGAGGAAGACCCAAGTACCGCACAGGAAGCTTTCCAACAGAAAGAGGAGAATTTAAAAGAATTCTACTTCTCTCCACTGAAGACACTCCCGCCATGTAGATAGTAGACTTCTCGATACTGATCTTAAGACCAGACCAAGTTGCAAACTCACCAAACACTGCTAGAGCCCCTTCAACCGATTCTTTCTTCCCTTCCACAAACACCATCAAGTCGTCTGCAAAGCATAAGTGGGTAAGAGATAGAGCTTTACACTGAGGATGGAAACCAAACTGATTTTCCCGAGCCGCTTTATCAATCTTCATAGACAGCACATTCATACAAAGTACAAAAAGATACGGAGAGAGTGAACAACCCTGCCGTAGACCTCTTGAACTTTGGAAATACCCAGCTAAATCTCCATTCACCTGAACTGAAAAGGATGGGCTCGTGATACATAATCTGATCCAATGAGTAAACTTCATAGGAAACCCCATAGCAGTCAAACTACTCATGACGAAATCCCACTGCACCGAATCAAAAGCTTTGGAgatataaatcttcattacGCACCTTGGAGAGATAGATTCCTTGTGATAATCTTTTACTAACTCTTAAGCCAAAAGAACATTTTCCATTAGCAATCTCCCTTGGATGAATGCAGACTGGTTCACGCTTATGATTCTGGTCAACAGCTTCTTTAATCTATTGGCTAAGATCTTAGAGACCACCTTATATAAGACATTGCAGCAGGCAATAGGTCTAAAATCCTTCATCTCCATCGAGTCTGTCTTTTTTGGGACCAGAGCTAATATCGTTGAGTTGACTCCTTTGGGAAGGAAACCATATTTGAAGACAGACTGTATAGCCACAACAAAATCATGCTCCAGAATCGACCAAGTGGATTTGAAAAACTCACAAGGAAACCCATCTGGTCCAGGCGATTTACTGTTCGGCATGGCAAAGAGCACTTTCTGAATTTCCTCCTTTGTTACCTCTGCCTCAAGCATATTGCAGTCAGCTTCAGTACATCTGAAATCCAGAAGCTCTTCTAGATCCTCCACAGTAGCCCCTTTATAATCCTCTGGCCTCAAATTTAGAAGATTCGAGAAAAACCCCTCAGCCTCTTGTTTTATCTCTTGATGTGTTTTAACCAATCTACCATCAACACATCTGACCTCTCTGATCATGTTCTGAGCTTGGCGCGTTCTTATGGCATTATAGAATGTTTTATTGTTCTGATCACCAATCTCCAGCCAATGAAGCTTTGAGCGTTGCTTAAGAAAGTCCTCCTCTAGACTTGCTACATGTAACCATTTCCCATAGGCCTCAGCTTCCTCCTGAGCAGAACCCTCACTTGGATTCTGAAGTGTCTGCTTCTGCTTCTCACACAATATCCCATACGCTTCCTTGGATCTTTTTGTCAAGTTGCCCAATCCTTCCCTGCCCAGTTCCCTTATAAGTGGCTTAAGTGCTTTGAGCTTCTTCGAGAATCTGTACAACGCTGAGGTAGAGTGGAACAGATCCTGCGTAGTAGCCCAATATTCCTGTACCATGGGAAGAAAACTCGGCAGTTTAGCAATGGCACTGACAAATTTAAAAggcctttttattttttcctgaGGCGGCTTCAGATGGATCGTACACCTCATATGATCAGAACACCCTCCGGCTTCAAATATAGAGTATGCGTTTGAGAAACGATGCAGAGCAGCATCATTCATCAAAACACGATCAAGCTTCTTACAAATGATACCTTCCTCTTGCTTGTTAGTCCAAGTGAATTTAGGACCTTGATAACCCAAATCAGATAGATGACAATGCAGCATCACTCTTTGAAAATCTCGCATACCACCATATACTCTCTCCAAACATTCAAACCTTGAATTCTCTTCCCCATCCAATATCTCATTAAAGTCCCCCATAATCATCCACTCCTTGTTTTTAAACATATTAGAGTTATGATGATGACAGAGATCCTCCCACAACTCCTTCCTCTCTTCACTCTGATTCTTAGCATAAACGAACGAACACAGAAACTCTTCTTCATTCTCCAACCCTACAGAAATCGTGACCAGTTGATCAGACTTGTAGACTGGAGTCACTCTAACAGAATCCCTCCATAGCACCCAAATCCTCCCACCTGGACTACAATCATAGTTTGTTAAAGATAACCACTCCTTAAAATCCTCCTTTATTATTTTCTCAGCCTTCACTTCTTTCACTCTTGTTTCTAGAATACTACCAAACTTCATCTCTTTATTACCAATCCACTCCTTCACAACAGAATGCTTCAAAGACTTGTTGAATCCTCTTACATTCCAGAAAAAACTAGccatattagttttttttccgAGTAGGCCTAGAGCTCTTAGCCGGATTCACATCCTGCGCTATTGCCTTCGACCCACGCTTCCTGCCTCTTTTCAAACCCACCTTATTTTTACCTCTACTCTGCTGCGATAACATATCTTCCTCCACTGAGTCACCTTCAAAATCCTCATAGAGTTCCTTTTCCTCCAGTTCCTTTGGTTGCTATTGTTTGaagtgattattattttttggttagaTCTATATAGGAGTATGTGGAAAGGAAAAATAAGGGAGTGAATAAAGACATCATTAAATTGATGAATCAGTGTGGCTGTTACGGCAATTGCAGAGGAACGATGAAGTGAAAGAGGCAGAGTTCAAAGACGTTCCGACTGAACATAGGCTTAGGGTTGTTGGATTTAATCTGGACTGTAGCTAAGTTATAAAGCCCAATAAAAAGTCCCGGTACGCTCTTGTTTCGTGACGGTGGTGACATGGCGAGATGAAGCTCTCCTATTGGCTGATTTAATTAATCCGATGTGGACAGCCTATATATAGATCGTATTccccttttagtatagtatatattatctttttgttaGATGTTACTTCAGTTTTATGCTGCTATTTCAGATTGTATGAAATAAGAAGTTTCTTAATAGATGTTGTTCGTAGATATTAGTTGGTTAGatgatacatggtttgttaGATATTACATTTTGATTGATACACAATTTATTAgatgatattgtttttgttatcaGATACATTCTTCCTTGTAATTTCCTTGTTAACATgctatatataattatgatcTTTAAGAAAACATGTTgtaacttaaaattttatttagcgGATAcatcttaatttaaaaatattatcttgTTATTACTAATAATGTTTAAtactaaatcatataaatatttttataactatgtTACCAATATGCGTGTCCAAGTAACAAGCCTTGGGTAAACCCTTAACAATTTGTCATATGCTATTTGTCAGTATTATATTTCATAATGTTTTCCAACACACAATATGTCCTAAAAAATACCCCAAATGCAGTTATGGTTAATCACATTTCCATTCACAACTAATACAATTTCAGTAAcacccaaaaatattttagttgatATTTCTATGCGTACAtgttaacattttatttaacatgtacatattaatttaactatattattttactattaatAACAAAGATTATGTCATTATactaaatcataataatatttcCTGAACACTAAATCATACTAAAGCATACAAGAAATACCTTATGCTAATGTTTCGTATTTGTCTCTAGCAATATGTTAGTTAATATTCCTTTGCGTAGATGTTAACAACTCATTTAACAGATATAAATTTgcttaactattttatttttctattgctAGTAAAGCTTATGTCTTCATACTAAACTATACAAAATATTCTCTAAACCTTATATTAAATCATACAAggaaatatattatgttaaagtTTTGGGACTAGTTTTGATATTGTATTTTCAGTTTTGTAAAAAacaatgttaaaatatattagtctattttgcaatttaaaaataattttacatggTCTTATGTAATTTTGGAAAGGTTAATAGTCGTTATATCATGTGTTTGAACTTTAGTCAATGCATGTTggtcttttttaatatttttaattttaatggcAAAATAGTAATTAAGTTATCTTCTTTGTTTGTCATATGAGTTTTCTGAAACGTTAACCATGGCTGTCATAGATCTATCATCAATTACCTAAGTGTTGGGATTTTACTATTTTTCATCAAAACTGCAGATTTCACATAGAGTATTCGATTTTGATGACTGATATTTCAACCGATTATGATTAACTCACCGCGGTTGGCCACCGTCAAGCATTCTGCCACCGCGAAATCACTCTCCACTCCTGAACAGTTTATCTTACCGGTGCTATCTCAGGCATTTCGTCCAAAAT includes:
- the LOC108826376 gene encoding histidine kinase 2-like produces the protein MMSPMSSPINFHIATLQQLDLTKHLLHELPCSSSISPNTFFATRNNRITHHKYTIGFEMRIFNEAINRIATVEEDFQKMMELKARAEAADIAKSQFLATVSHEICTPMVGVLGMLKLLMDIDLDAKQMDSAETAHGSGKDLISLINEVLDQAKIESERIELENVPFDLRFLLDNVSSLLSGKDAEKGIEL